The Hymenobacter baengnokdamensis genome includes a region encoding these proteins:
- the nusA gene encoding transcription termination factor NusA, which translates to MAKKTTPSPQEVASAQADLNARMLIENFQEFAKSRNIDRPTMMSILDDVFRTMIRKKFEDDSNFDVIINPDNGDLEIWRNREIVDDDSEDIWDLDKIPLAEAQKIEPDFEIGESVAEPIKIEDFGRRAVLLARQTLIQRVKDMERDNLYQKYKDLVGEIITGEVYQVWSREALILDKDENELVLPKSEQIPKDRYRKGDTVRAVVHRVDVVNGSPKVILSRAAPAFLERLFEQEVPEIYDGLISIKNVVREPGERAKVAVESYDERIDPVGACVGMKGSRIHPVVRELMNENIDIINYTDNLELFISRALSPAKVGSMKISEQTGRVSVFMKPDQVSLAIGRGGANIKLASRLVGMEIDVFREATDYEEDISLDEFSDEIEPWIIAELKKIGLDTGRAVLAVKKDDIVRRTELEEETVDDLYRVIRQEFADDDNLPTDDVVVAPASSAEAAAAPDTDTESAPAAQ; encoded by the coding sequence ATGGCTAAAAAAACCACTCCCAGCCCCCAGGAAGTAGCCTCCGCCCAGGCCGACCTAAATGCCCGGATGCTCATCGAGAACTTCCAGGAGTTCGCCAAAAGCCGCAACATCGACCGGCCCACGATGATGTCGATTCTCGACGACGTGTTCCGGACGATGATTCGCAAGAAGTTTGAGGACGACTCCAACTTCGACGTTATCATTAACCCCGACAACGGGGACCTCGAAATCTGGCGCAACCGCGAAATCGTGGACGACGACTCGGAGGATATCTGGGATTTGGACAAGATTCCGCTGGCCGAGGCCCAGAAGATTGAGCCCGACTTCGAGATTGGCGAGTCGGTAGCTGAGCCGATTAAGATTGAGGACTTTGGCCGCCGGGCCGTGCTGCTGGCCCGCCAGACGCTCATCCAGCGCGTCAAGGATATGGAGCGCGACAATCTTTACCAGAAATACAAAGACCTGGTGGGCGAGATTATCACCGGCGAAGTATATCAGGTATGGAGCCGCGAAGCGCTCATTCTGGATAAGGATGAGAACGAGCTGGTGCTGCCCAAGAGCGAGCAAATCCCCAAGGACCGCTACCGCAAGGGCGACACCGTGCGCGCCGTGGTGCACCGCGTCGACGTCGTAAACGGCTCGCCGAAAGTGATTCTGAGCCGCGCCGCGCCGGCCTTCCTGGAGCGCTTGTTCGAGCAGGAAGTGCCCGAGATTTACGATGGCCTCATCAGCATCAAGAACGTGGTGCGCGAGCCCGGCGAGCGCGCCAAGGTAGCCGTGGAGAGCTACGACGAGCGCATCGACCCGGTAGGTGCCTGCGTGGGCATGAAAGGCTCCCGCATTCACCCGGTAGTGCGCGAGCTGATGAACGAGAATATCGACATTATCAACTATACCGACAACCTGGAGCTGTTCATCTCGCGGGCCTTGTCGCCGGCCAAGGTTGGCTCGATGAAAATCAGTGAACAAACCGGCCGGGTTTCGGTGTTTATGAAGCCCGACCAGGTAAGCCTGGCCATTGGCCGGGGCGGGGCCAACATCAAGCTGGCCTCGCGGCTGGTGGGTATGGAAATCGACGTTTTCCGCGAAGCCACTGACTACGAAGAGGATATCTCCCTCGACGAGTTCAGCGACGAGATTGAGCCCTGGATTATTGCTGAGCTCAAGAAAATCGGCCTCGACACCGGCCGGGCAGTGCTCGCCGTGAAGAAAGACGATATCGTACGCCGCACCGAGCTGGAAGAAGAAACTGTGGACGACCTGTACCGCGTCATCCGGCAGGAATTTGCCGATGATGACAATCTGCCGACCGACGACGTTGTTGTAGCGCCGGCTTCCAGCGCAGAAGCAGCCGCCGCACCAGACACTGACACCGAAAGCGCCCCGGCCGCCCAATGA
- the mscL gene encoding large conductance mechanosensitive channel protein MscL — translation MSFVSEFKEFISKGNVLDLAVGVIIGGAFGKIVTSLTDDIIMPILSVFTSGIDFKEKFFALNGKHYDTLKAAQDAKAAVISYGNFLNAVIYFLIIAFVIFWVVKMANRFKKPAPVVVAAAPVVTRDQELLTEILAALRTR, via the coding sequence ATGAGCTTTGTCTCTGAGTTCAAAGAGTTTATTTCCAAGGGAAATGTGCTCGACCTCGCCGTTGGCGTTATCATCGGTGGCGCCTTCGGCAAAATCGTCACCTCGCTGACCGACGATATCATCATGCCTATTCTGAGCGTCTTCACAAGCGGTATCGACTTCAAAGAGAAGTTTTTCGCTCTTAACGGTAAGCATTACGACACGCTGAAGGCCGCCCAGGATGCGAAAGCCGCCGTAATAAGCTATGGCAACTTCCTCAACGCCGTTATTTACTTCCTCATCATTGCCTTCGTCATTTTTTGGGTAGTGAAAATGGCTAACCGCTTCAAAAAGCCCGCGCCGGTAGTAGTTGCAGCTGCTCCGGTCGTTACGCGCGACCAGGAACTGCTGACCGAAATTCTGGCCGCGCTCCGCACGCGCTAA
- a CDS encoding alpha amylase C-terminal domain-containing protein, with protein MSAKTQVPAAAYVPVLTLTQEDVWLQPYEPVLLARQQRLAARLAAIKQAYGSLSKFATAHEQLGLHYDARRRGYVVREWAPGAEAVSLVGDFNFWNRQADPLQKDEASGIWEGFIADDANGRRPAAGSRYKLHVVAHGQGKDRLPAYLRRAVQDEQTKDYAAQLWVPEAPFKWTDKAFRVANATKGQPLIYEAHPGMAQEEGRVGSYREFADYILPRIQAEGYNCVQLMAVLEHPYYGSFGYHVANFFAPSSRFGTPEDLKYLVNEAHRRNIVVLLDLVHSHAVKNEAEGLADFDGSGNLYFHKGERGNHPGWDSKLFDYGRPEVQQFLLSNLRYWLEEFHFDGFRFDGVTSMLYHHHGEGHAFGGYDSYFGSDADDDAILYLMLATTLVRELKKSALLIAEDMSGLPGLCRPIADGGVGFDYRLGMGLPDFWIKTLKHKRDEDWDLGELWHQLVNRRQSEKTVAYAESHDQALVGDKTLAQWLYGDAIYQHMHVEDSDGGAARATALHKLIRLLTLSAGGEAYLNFMGNEFGHPEWIDFPRAGNDWSYHYARRQWSLADNPDLRYAQLLAFDKGMLALARERQLLVHGPARLLNLDHGNSIIAFERAGLIFVFSFQVSESFFDYAVPVSAAGCYHLIFTSDKPEFGGFDRLDEAVVYDTLGGGGTAEAPRLRLYVPSRTALVLSRDS; from the coding sequence ATGTCTGCCAAAACCCAGGTTCCGGCCGCTGCTTATGTTCCCGTGCTGACACTTACCCAGGAAGACGTCTGGCTGCAGCCCTACGAGCCGGTGCTGCTGGCCCGCCAGCAGCGGCTGGCCGCCCGCCTGGCTGCCATCAAGCAGGCCTATGGCTCGCTCAGCAAGTTTGCCACCGCGCACGAGCAGCTGGGGCTGCACTACGATGCCCGCCGGCGGGGCTACGTGGTGCGGGAGTGGGCCCCCGGCGCCGAGGCAGTGAGCCTGGTCGGCGACTTTAATTTCTGGAACCGGCAGGCCGACCCACTGCAAAAAGACGAAGCCAGCGGCATCTGGGAGGGCTTTATTGCGGACGACGCGAACGGCCGCCGCCCGGCCGCCGGCTCACGCTACAAGCTGCACGTAGTGGCGCACGGCCAGGGTAAAGACCGGCTGCCGGCTTATTTGCGGCGTGCGGTGCAGGACGAGCAGACCAAGGATTATGCTGCCCAGCTCTGGGTGCCCGAAGCGCCGTTTAAGTGGACGGATAAAGCCTTCCGCGTCGCTAACGCCACCAAGGGCCAGCCGCTCATTTACGAGGCGCACCCCGGCATGGCCCAGGAGGAAGGCCGGGTGGGCAGCTACCGCGAGTTTGCCGACTATATATTGCCCCGCATTCAGGCCGAAGGCTACAACTGCGTGCAGCTGATGGCCGTGCTGGAGCATCCGTATTATGGCTCCTTTGGCTACCACGTAGCCAATTTCTTTGCGCCCTCCTCGCGCTTCGGCACGCCCGAAGACTTAAAATATCTGGTAAACGAGGCGCATCGGCGTAATATAGTGGTTTTGCTGGATTTGGTGCATTCGCACGCCGTGAAGAATGAGGCTGAGGGCCTGGCCGATTTCGACGGCTCGGGCAATCTGTATTTTCACAAGGGCGAGCGGGGCAACCACCCCGGCTGGGACTCGAAGCTGTTCGACTACGGCCGGCCCGAAGTGCAGCAGTTTTTGCTTAGCAACCTGCGCTACTGGCTCGAAGAGTTTCACTTCGATGGCTTTCGCTTCGATGGCGTTACGTCGATGCTCTACCACCACCACGGCGAGGGCCACGCTTTTGGGGGCTACGACAGCTATTTTGGCTCCGATGCCGACGACGACGCCATACTTTACCTTATGCTGGCTACCACGCTGGTGCGCGAGCTGAAAAAGTCGGCCCTGCTCATCGCCGAGGACATGAGCGGCCTGCCCGGCCTGTGCCGCCCCATTGCCGACGGCGGGGTGGGCTTCGACTACCGGCTGGGCATGGGGCTGCCCGATTTCTGGATTAAAACCCTTAAGCACAAGCGCGATGAAGACTGGGACCTCGGCGAGCTCTGGCATCAGCTGGTAAACCGCCGCCAAAGCGAAAAAACCGTGGCTTACGCCGAAAGCCACGACCAGGCGCTGGTAGGCGATAAGACGCTGGCCCAGTGGCTCTACGGCGATGCTATTTACCAGCACATGCACGTAGAGGACAGCGACGGTGGCGCGGCGCGGGCCACGGCGCTGCACAAGCTCATCCGGCTCCTTACGCTGAGCGCGGGCGGCGAGGCCTACCTCAACTTTATGGGCAACGAGTTTGGCCACCCCGAATGGATTGACTTCCCCCGCGCCGGCAACGACTGGAGCTACCACTACGCCCGCCGGCAGTGGAGCCTGGCCGACAACCCCGACCTGCGCTACGCCCAGCTCCTGGCCTTTGATAAGGGCATGCTGGCGCTGGCCCGCGAGCGGCAGCTGCTGGTACACGGGCCGGCCCGGCTGCTCAACCTCGACCACGGTAATAGCATCATTGCGTTTGAGCGGGCCGGATTGATATTCGTATTCAGCTTTCAGGTAAGCGAAAGCTTCTTCGATTATGCCGTTCCCGTGTCGGCAGCGGGTTGCTACCACCTGATATTTACTTCCGACAAGCCGGAGTTTGGGGGCTTCGACCGTCTCGACGAGGCGGTGGTGTACGACACGCTGGGCGGGGGCGGCACGGCCGAAGCGCCGCGCCTGCGGCTGTACGTACCCAGCCGCACGGCTCTGGTGCTGAGCCGGGATAGCTAG
- a CDS encoding enoyl-CoA hydratase/isomerase family protein produces the protein MATSFENLLYELDTDSGILTITLNRPAKLNALNAATIGELGVAIEQGRADAAVRGILLTGSGEKAFVAGADIPELAALSGPDAQAAAARGQAVFRRFETSPKPVVAAVNGFALGGGCELAMACHIRVASENARFGQPEVNLGLLPGYGGTQRLVQLVGKGKALELLLTADQLKAEEALRLGLANHVVPLAELLAFSKNLLLKILGKAPVAVGLTIDCVNTFFEEGGQAGYAAEASAFGQAFGTADFKEGTAAFLEKRPAVFKGN, from the coding sequence ATGGCGACTTCGTTTGAAAACCTACTGTATGAACTGGACACTGATTCCGGTATTCTAACTATTACGCTTAACCGCCCGGCCAAGCTAAACGCCCTGAACGCGGCCACAATCGGCGAGCTGGGGGTGGCGATTGAGCAGGGCCGGGCCGATGCGGCGGTGCGCGGCATTCTGCTTACGGGCAGCGGCGAGAAGGCTTTTGTCGCGGGGGCCGATATTCCCGAGCTGGCCGCCCTTAGCGGCCCGGACGCACAAGCCGCGGCTGCCCGGGGCCAGGCCGTTTTCCGGCGCTTCGAAACCAGCCCCAAGCCCGTGGTAGCCGCCGTAAATGGCTTTGCGCTGGGTGGTGGCTGCGAGCTGGCCATGGCCTGCCACATTCGGGTAGCTTCCGAAAATGCCCGCTTCGGCCAGCCCGAGGTAAACCTGGGCTTGCTGCCCGGCTACGGCGGCACCCAGCGCCTGGTGCAGCTGGTGGGCAAGGGTAAGGCCCTGGAGCTGCTGCTCACGGCCGACCAGCTAAAAGCCGAGGAGGCCCTGCGCCTGGGCCTGGCCAACCACGTTGTGCCACTGGCCGAGCTGCTGGCGTTCAGTAAAAACCTGCTGCTCAAAATTCTAGGCAAAGCACCCGTGGCAGTTGGCCTGACAATAGACTGCGTCAATACCTTTTTTGAGGAGGGAGGCCAGGCCGGCTACGCAGCCGAAGCCAGTGCCTTTGGCCAGGCATTTGGCACGGCCGACTTTAAGGAAGGCACGGCGGCCTTCCTGGAAAAGCGCCCGGCAGTGTTCAAGGGGAATTAA
- a CDS encoding ribosome maturation factor RimP, which translates to MAQFDRHRIQQLLADALGDSGLYVVDLTVSDSVMPKITATLDGPNGLGIQECAQVTRRLNRGLEEAYGEDAAYSLEVTSPGADQPLTDPRQYTRHVGRSLALKMQDGTTKTGPLTAVTPEGIELEEVIKVKTKKTTLPAVFIPFGDIQEATVVISFK; encoded by the coding sequence ATGGCTCAATTTGACCGCCACCGCATTCAGCAATTGCTCGCCGACGCCCTCGGCGACAGCGGCTTATATGTGGTTGACCTCACCGTGTCGGACTCGGTGATGCCTAAAATCACCGCGACCCTCGACGGCCCCAACGGCCTCGGCATCCAGGAGTGCGCCCAGGTAACGCGCCGCCTCAACCGGGGCCTCGAAGAGGCTTACGGAGAAGACGCAGCTTACTCACTCGAAGTGACCTCGCCGGGCGCCGACCAGCCCCTCACCGACCCGCGTCAGTATACGCGCCACGTGGGCCGTAGCCTGGCCCTGAAAATGCAGGACGGCACCACCAAAACCGGCCCGCTCACCGCCGTTACGCCCGAAGGTATTGAACTGGAAGAAGTTATTAAAGTCAAAACCAAGAAAACCACGTTGCCCGCCGTCTTTATTCCTTTCGGGGACATTCAGGAGGCTACCGTTGTTATCTCTTTCAAATAA
- the ggt gene encoding gamma-glutamyltransferase, whose protein sequence is MHTFSRFSSAALLLAALAGPALGQHTAPHPPKPAIADQLPPAAAPVVARHALVVSAHPVASKVGRDVMQQGGNAYDAAVAVQFALAVVLPVAGNVGGGGFIVYRDHAGPAGTLDFRETAPAAASRDMYLDASGNVVPGRSTAGVLAVGTPGTVAGMEALHKKLGKLPWASLVAPAVRLAARGVALTQKEAAGLNHNREEFIRNNPGSPPLFVRAAAWQKGDTLKQPELAAVLERIQHQGRAGFYQGRTAELLLAEMKKGGGLLTQKDLDTYQPKWRAALRGTYRGYDVLTMPPPSSGGVALLQILQTLEPHNLGRLGYHTPAAVALITEAERRAYADRATYLGDPDFGKVPVAQLLAKNYIKQRASTIRPDGQATPSAQVAAGPGLPRYESDQTTHYSIVDAQGNAVSCTTTLNGAYGSKVVVAGAGFLLNNEMDDFSAKAGVPNAYGLVGGVANAIAPGKRMLSSMTPAILVKNGKLALVTGTPGGSTIITSVLQSILAVVDYGADAEQAVAAPRLHHQWLPDQLDVEAGALTPAAEKVLQEKGFNPQPRPAWGRLDIIRVLPDGRLEGGADPRGDDAAVGY, encoded by the coding sequence ATGCATACGTTTTCGCGTTTTTCTTCGGCTGCTTTGCTGCTGGCTGCGTTGGCCGGGCCAGCGCTGGGCCAGCACACCGCTCCCCACCCCCCTAAGCCAGCTATTGCCGACCAGCTGCCGCCAGCCGCCGCGCCCGTGGTGGCTCGCCATGCACTGGTGGTGTCGGCCCACCCGGTAGCGTCTAAGGTAGGCCGCGACGTTATGCAGCAGGGCGGCAACGCGTATGACGCAGCCGTAGCCGTACAGTTTGCGCTGGCCGTGGTGCTGCCGGTAGCCGGCAACGTGGGCGGCGGTGGCTTTATCGTATACCGCGACCACGCGGGCCCGGCCGGCACGCTCGACTTCCGCGAAACTGCCCCGGCCGCTGCCAGCCGCGATATGTACCTCGACGCGAGCGGCAATGTGGTGCCCGGCCGCAGCACAGCGGGCGTGCTGGCCGTGGGCACGCCCGGCACCGTGGCCGGCATGGAAGCTTTACATAAAAAGCTCGGTAAGCTGCCCTGGGCTAGCCTGGTAGCGCCGGCCGTGCGCCTGGCTGCCAGGGGCGTGGCGCTCACCCAGAAAGAGGCCGCTGGCCTGAACCACAACCGCGAAGAGTTTATCAGGAATAACCCCGGCTCCCCGCCCCTCTTCGTACGGGCGGCGGCCTGGCAAAAAGGCGATACCCTAAAGCAGCCCGAGCTGGCCGCGGTGCTTGAGCGTATTCAGCACCAGGGGCGCGCGGGCTTTTACCAGGGCCGCACCGCCGAGCTGCTGCTGGCGGAAATGAAAAAAGGCGGCGGCTTGCTTACGCAAAAAGACCTGGATACCTACCAGCCCAAGTGGCGCGCCGCGCTGCGCGGCACCTACCGGGGCTACGACGTGCTTACGATGCCGCCGCCCAGCAGCGGCGGCGTGGCGCTGCTGCAAATTCTGCAAACGCTGGAGCCGCATAATCTGGGCCGGCTCGGCTATCACACGCCGGCTGCGGTAGCGCTCATTACGGAGGCCGAGCGCCGCGCCTATGCCGACCGCGCCACCTACCTCGGCGACCCCGATTTTGGCAAGGTGCCCGTGGCGCAACTATTAGCAAAAAACTATATTAAGCAGCGCGCCAGCACCATCCGCCCCGATGGCCAGGCCACGCCCAGCGCCCAGGTTGCGGCCGGCCCCGGCCTGCCGCGCTACGAAAGCGACCAGACCACCCACTACAGCATCGTCGATGCCCAGGGAAACGCCGTGAGCTGCACCACTACCCTCAACGGCGCCTACGGCAGCAAAGTAGTAGTGGCCGGCGCGGGCTTTCTACTTAATAATGAGATGGATGACTTCAGCGCCAAGGCCGGCGTGCCCAACGCCTACGGCCTCGTGGGGGGCGTGGCCAATGCTATTGCGCCCGGCAAGCGCATGCTCAGCAGCATGACGCCTGCCATCCTGGTCAAGAATGGCAAGCTGGCGCTGGTTACGGGCACGCCGGGCGGCAGCACCATTATTACCAGCGTGCTGCAAAGCATTTTAGCCGTAGTCGACTACGGGGCCGATGCCGAGCAGGCGGTGGCGGCCCCGCGCCTGCACCACCAGTGGCTGCCCGACCAGCTCGACGTGGAAGCCGGCGCCCTCACGCCCGCCGCCGAGAAAGTATTGCAGGAAAAAGGCTTTAACCCCCAGCCCCGCCCGGCATGGGGCCGGCTCGACATCATCCGGGTGCTGCCCGATGGCCGCCTCGAAGGCGGCGCCGACCCGCGCGGCGACGATGCGGCGGTGGGGTATTAA
- the infB gene encoding translation initiation factor IF-2 — MAEATPKRLLQAAKDLNIGIDRAVEALSRKGIAVENKPTTKLTSEQVGLLEKEFAASAQDKQEAQRHTQARRQSELNAQAQAVVPKPAPVAPPVPKPAPVAAPVAAPVAVAAPVSPVPAAAPAPSPAPVVAAPVPVATPAQPAPVAPEAPKTPGLKVMGKIELDKKGRVIPVRPPAPVPAPTPAAAPAPVAEVKPAPAPQPAPTPVAAPVAAAPAPTPAPVAAAAPAPAVAAASAPAPVAAAPAPAPEAPATPDAPAGEEGTIVAKADQLKGLTVLGKIQLPLDSSRRGPGGRGPRPVASSDVRKSGVGTNNQKKRQRLPAPGQPGGNTAGAGQQSGGYQGNRPGGPGQGGNRPGGPGQGNRPGGPGQGGNRPGGPGQGNNRPSTPQPALTPEQNDKQIQEQIKATLAKLSGGKNNAAANRAKYRRDKRGMAAEEREALRAQNELDAKTLKLTEFISANDLASLMDVNVNEVIKVCLGMGMFVSINQRLDAEAITVIADEFGYDVEFLSAEEDEEPIDMTDAPEDLQPRAPIVTIMGHVDHGKTSLLDYIREASVAKGEAGGITQHIGAYEVRTKSGNPITFLDTPGHEAFTAMRARGAKVTDIAIIVIAADDSVMPQTKEAINHAQAAGVPIIIAINKIDKPAANSEKIREELSQMNILVEEWGGKYQSQEVSAKSGIGVDDLLEKILLEAELLDLKANPDRNAVGTVIEAELDKGRGYVTTVLVQTGTLNVGDIVLAGPHYGRVKAMTDYRGKKKKVAGPATPVQVLGLTGAPQAGDRIQVMETEREARELATQRQQLAREQSIRTKKHITLDEIGRRLAIGSFKELNILVKGDVDGSVEALSDSLLKLSTPEVKVNILSKGVGAISESDVLLASASDAIIIGFQVRPSQSARRLAEQEQIDVRLYSIIYNAINEVKDAMEGMLAPTVQEMVVANAEVRQVFNITKVGVIAGCMVTDGTFTRKTRVRVVRNGIVQYTGEIQDLKRFKDDVSEVRQGYECGISVKNFHDLQEGDNIEGFEEQEIKRKL; from the coding sequence ATGGCGGAAGCAACCCCGAAACGGCTACTACAGGCGGCCAAAGACCTGAATATTGGCATCGACCGGGCCGTCGAGGCCCTTTCCCGCAAAGGGATTGCGGTAGAGAATAAGCCTACTACCAAGCTCACCAGTGAGCAGGTAGGGCTACTGGAAAAAGAATTTGCAGCTTCCGCCCAGGATAAGCAGGAAGCCCAGCGCCACACGCAGGCCCGTCGTCAAAGCGAGCTGAACGCGCAGGCCCAGGCCGTTGTGCCCAAGCCCGCGCCGGTAGCCCCGCCGGTACCCAAGCCCGCGCCGGTAGCGGCTCCTGTTGCCGCCCCTGTGGCCGTGGCAGCCCCCGTATCGCCGGTACCGGCAGCTGCTCCGGCCCCATCACCCGCCCCCGTAGTAGCAGCACCGGTACCAGTAGCAACCCCGGCACAACCCGCACCGGTAGCGCCCGAGGCTCCTAAAACACCCGGCCTCAAAGTAATGGGGAAGATTGAGCTGGACAAGAAAGGCCGGGTTATCCCGGTCCGCCCTCCGGCTCCCGTTCCGGCTCCGACCCCGGCTGCCGCACCAGCTCCGGTTGCCGAGGTAAAGCCTGCGCCAGCCCCACAACCTGCTCCTACTCCGGTAGCGGCGCCGGTTGCCGCTGCTCCGGCACCAACCCCCGCACCGGTGGCCGCCGCTGCGCCAGCACCGGCTGTTGCTGCTGCCAGCGCACCGGCACCCGTTGCAGCAGCTCCGGCACCTGCGCCAGAAGCACCAGCTACCCCCGATGCGCCCGCTGGCGAAGAAGGCACTATTGTAGCCAAGGCCGACCAGCTCAAAGGCCTGACGGTACTTGGCAAGATTCAGCTCCCGCTCGATTCGAGCCGGCGCGGACCGGGCGGCCGTGGCCCCCGGCCCGTGGCTTCGTCCGACGTCCGCAAGAGTGGCGTGGGTACCAACAACCAGAAAAAGCGCCAGCGCCTGCCGGCCCCTGGCCAGCCAGGCGGCAACACCGCGGGCGCCGGGCAGCAAAGTGGTGGCTACCAGGGCAACCGGCCCGGCGGCCCCGGTCAGGGTGGCAATCGCCCCGGTGGGCCCGGCCAGGGCAACCGGCCTGGCGGACCGGGCCAGGGTGGCAATCGCCCCGGTGGGCCCGGCCAGGGCAACAATCGCCCCAGCACCCCGCAGCCCGCGCTTACGCCTGAGCAGAACGACAAGCAGATTCAGGAGCAAATCAAGGCTACGCTGGCGAAGCTGAGCGGTGGCAAAAACAACGCCGCCGCTAACCGCGCCAAGTATCGTCGCGACAAGCGAGGCATGGCCGCCGAAGAGCGCGAAGCCCTGCGGGCGCAGAATGAGCTTGATGCTAAAACCCTGAAGCTCACCGAATTCATCTCCGCCAACGACCTTGCGTCGTTGATGGACGTGAACGTGAACGAGGTTATCAAAGTGTGCCTGGGTATGGGGATGTTCGTCTCCATCAACCAGCGCCTCGATGCCGAAGCCATTACGGTGATTGCCGACGAGTTTGGCTACGACGTCGAGTTCCTGTCGGCCGAAGAGGACGAGGAGCCCATCGACATGACCGATGCGCCCGAGGATTTGCAGCCCCGTGCCCCCATCGTGACTATCATGGGCCACGTCGACCACGGCAAAACATCGCTTCTGGACTATATTCGAGAAGCAAGCGTGGCCAAAGGCGAAGCCGGCGGCATTACGCAGCACATTGGGGCCTATGAGGTACGCACCAAGTCGGGCAACCCGATTACCTTCCTCGATACGCCGGGTCACGAGGCCTTTACCGCCATGCGGGCCCGTGGCGCCAAGGTCACTGACATCGCGATTATCGTTATCGCGGCCGACGACTCGGTGATGCCCCAGACCAAGGAGGCCATCAACCACGCGCAGGCAGCAGGGGTACCGATTATCATTGCCATCAACAAGATTGATAAGCCCGCTGCTAACTCGGAGAAAATCCGCGAAGAGCTTTCGCAGATGAATATTCTGGTGGAAGAGTGGGGTGGCAAATACCAGAGCCAGGAAGTATCGGCCAAGTCGGGTATCGGCGTGGACGACCTGCTGGAAAAAATATTGCTCGAAGCCGAGTTGCTCGACCTCAAGGCCAACCCCGACCGCAACGCGGTAGGAACGGTTATTGAAGCCGAGCTCGACAAAGGCCGGGGCTACGTCACCACCGTGCTGGTGCAAACCGGCACGCTCAACGTGGGCGACATCGTACTGGCGGGCCCGCACTACGGCCGCGTCAAAGCGATGACCGACTACCGCGGCAAGAAGAAGAAAGTAGCCGGCCCGGCCACGCCGGTACAGGTGCTTGGCCTAACCGGCGCACCGCAGGCCGGCGACCGCATTCAGGTGATGGAAACGGAGCGCGAAGCCCGCGAGCTGGCTACCCAGCGCCAGCAGCTGGCCCGCGAGCAGAGCATTCGTACCAAAAAGCACATCACGCTGGACGAGATTGGTCGCCGCCTGGCTATCGGCTCGTTTAAGGAGCTCAATATCCTGGTAAAAGGCGATGTGGATGGCTCGGTAGAAGCCCTATCCGACTCGCTGCTCAAGCTGAGCACGCCCGAAGTGAAGGTGAACATCCTGAGCAAAGGCGTAGGTGCCATCTCCGAAAGCGACGTGCTGCTGGCCTCGGCCTCCGATGCCATCATTATCGGCTTCCAGGTGCGGCCCTCGCAAAGTGCGCGGCGCCTGGCCGAGCAGGAGCAGATTGACGTACGCCTGTATTCCATCATCTACAACGCCATCAATGAGGTGAAGGACGCGATGGAAGGCATGCTGGCGCCTACCGTGCAGGAGATGGTGGTGGCCAACGCCGAAGTGCGGCAGGTATTCAACATCACCAAAGTCGGCGTCATTGCCGGCTGCATGGTTACGGACGGCACGTTTACCCGCAAAACCCGCGTGCGGGTGGTGCGCAATGGTATCGTACAGTACACGGGAGAGATTCAGGACCTCAAGCGCTTCAAGGACGATGTTTCGGAAGTACGCCAGGGTTACGAATGCGGCATCTCAGTCAAAAACTTCCACGACTTGCAGGAAGGCGACAACATCGAAGGCTTCGAAGAGCAGGAAATCAAGCGCAAGCTGTAA